From the genome of Neisseria lisongii, one region includes:
- the modB gene encoding molybdate ABC transporter permease subunit yields the protein MNIPLITTLLLSLKIAATATLLNTLLAVAAGFAFARCRFWGRSLLDTLLTLPMVLPPTVLGYYLLVAFGRNSALGRWLEQSFGIHLIFTWQGAVLAAVAVTFPLIFKPARAAFEEVDPQLEQAAKVLGLSRCAVFFRISLPLAWRGILSGILLAFARALGEFGATLMIAGSIPGETQTLSIAIYEAVQAGDEALANALVAAVSLLCIAVLLAAGRLMRIRSRER from the coding sequence ATGAATATCCCGCTAATCACCACTCTGCTGCTGTCGCTGAAAATTGCGGCAACGGCCACGCTGCTCAATACGCTGCTGGCGGTGGCGGCGGGATTTGCGTTTGCCCGTTGCCGGTTTTGGGGGCGCTCGCTGCTGGATACGCTGCTGACCTTGCCGATGGTGTTACCGCCGACGGTGCTGGGCTATTATCTGTTGGTGGCGTTCGGGCGCAACAGTGCTTTGGGGCGCTGGCTGGAACAGAGTTTCGGCATTCATCTGATTTTTACTTGGCAGGGTGCAGTGTTGGCGGCGGTGGCGGTAACGTTTCCGCTGATTTTCAAACCGGCACGGGCGGCTTTTGAAGAAGTCGATCCGCAGTTGGAACAGGCGGCAAAAGTGTTGGGCTTGAGCCGCTGCGCCGTTTTTTTCCGGATCAGCCTGCCTCTGGCGTGGCGGGGGATTTTGTCGGGCATTTTGCTGGCGTTTGCCCGTGCTTTGGGCGAATTCGGTGCTACGCTGATGATTGCCGGCAGCATTCCGGGCGAAACGCAGACGCTGTCGATTGCGATTTACGAAGCCGTGCAGGCGGGCGATGAAGCCTTGGCAAATGCACTGGTGGCGGCTGTATCGCTGCTGTGTATTGCGGTGCTGCTGGCGGCGGGGCGTTTGATGAGGATACGGAGTCGGGAGCGGTAA
- a CDS encoding sulfate/molybdate ABC transporter ATP-binding protein has translation MRFDIVLQKKQGAFGLNVRLQSDTARLAVVGRSGSGKSLLLQLLAGLLQPDGGHIRFNGETWFDAQTDVAARRRRVGLLFQNYALFPHLTVAQNIDFGCVQSWRNPAKRPSEKAQHWLSLLQLEAVAHLYPHQISGGQQQRTALARTLIVEPQLLLLDEPFSALDADLRQAMRAEVLQIQQRSGVPMMVVTHDAEDAAVLAEEVWQMENGVLHKTGFVPL, from the coding sequence ATGCGGTTTGATATTGTGCTGCAGAAAAAACAGGGGGCATTCGGGCTGAATGTCCGTTTGCAGTCGGATACCGCCCGACTGGCGGTGGTCGGGCGTTCCGGTTCGGGAAAAAGCCTGCTGCTGCAGCTGTTGGCAGGATTGTTGCAGCCCGACGGCGGTCATATCCGTTTTAACGGAGAAACTTGGTTTGACGCTCAAACCGATGTGGCGGCACGCCGCCGCAGAGTGGGGCTGCTGTTTCAGAATTACGCCCTGTTTCCCCATTTGACGGTGGCGCAGAATATCGATTTCGGCTGTGTGCAATCGTGGCGCAATCCGGCAAAAAGGCCGTCTGAAAAAGCGCAACACTGGCTGTCGCTGCTGCAGCTTGAAGCGGTTGCCCATCTGTATCCGCACCAAATTTCGGGCGGGCAGCAGCAGCGTACGGCTTTGGCACGCACCTTGATTGTCGAGCCGCAATTATTGCTGTTGGACGAGCCGTTTTCCGCTTTGGATGCCGATTTGCGGCAGGCCATGCGTGCCGAAGTATTGCAAATACAGCAGCGCAGCGGCGTGCCGATGATGGTGGTTACGCATGATGCGGAAGATGCGGCGGTGCTGGCGGAAGAAGTGTGGCAGATGGAAAACGGTGTATTACATAAAACAGGTTTTGTGCCGCTCTGA
- the alaS gene encoding alanine--tRNA ligase: MKTSELRQKFLKYFEQHQHQIVRSSSLVPHDDPTLLFTNAGMNQFKDVFLGFDKRPYNRATTAQKCVRAGGKHNDLENVGYTARHHTFFEMMGNFSFGDYFKRDAIHFAWGFLTGKEWLNLPKEKLLATVYAEDDEAYNIWLNEIGMPADRIVRIGDNKGGRYASDNFWQMGDTGPCGPCSEIFYDHGEEIWGGIPGSPEEDGDRWIEIWNCVFMQYNRDEQGNMNPLPKPSVDTGMGLERMAAVMQGVHSNYEIDLFQGLLKAVARETGAAFSMDEPSLKVIADHIRSCSFLIADGVLPGNEGRGYVLRRIIRRAVRHGYKLGQNQPFFHKLVPDLVKEMGDAYPELKEKQAQIEEALKNEESRFAQTLETGMALLENALAKDSKKLDGEIIFKLYDTYGFPYDLTADICRERNIELDEAGFEREMEAQRNRARAAQSFKANTQLGYEGKDTEFKGYTERQTEASVLALYKDGEAVNELAEGESGAVVIDFTPFYAESGGQIGDVGYIFAGENRFEVRDTQKIKAAVFGQFGVQVAGRLKVGDAITAKIDNDIRNANMRNHSATHLMHKALRDVLGSHVEQKGSLVTAESTRFDISHPQAVTAEEIAEVERRVNEAILANVAVEAAIMSMEDAQKTGAMMLFGEKYGDEVRVLKMGDFSTELCGGTHVSRTGDIGLFKIISEGGIAAGVRRVEAITGLNALKWAQNQERLIKDVIGEVKAQTEKDVLAKIQANAAQSKALEKDLAKAKAELAVYAGAKLLENAKDLGAAKLVAAQIEADAGALREIVTDLTGKSDQAVVLLAAVNGEKVSLCAGVSKPLMAKVKAGDLVKFAAEQIGGKGGGRPDLAQAGGSDAAKLPQMLASIEAWVAALI; encoded by the coding sequence ATGAAAACCTCCGAACTGCGTCAAAAATTCCTGAAATATTTCGAACAACACCAACACCAAATCGTCCGCTCGTCTTCGCTGGTGCCGCACGACGACCCGACCCTGCTGTTTACCAATGCCGGTATGAACCAGTTTAAAGATGTGTTCTTAGGCTTTGACAAACGCCCGTACAACCGTGCCACCACCGCCCAAAAATGCGTGCGTGCCGGCGGTAAACACAACGACTTGGAAAACGTTGGCTACACCGCCCGCCATCATACCTTTTTTGAGATGATGGGCAATTTCTCGTTCGGCGACTATTTCAAACGTGATGCCATCCACTTCGCATGGGGTTTTCTGACCGGCAAAGAATGGCTCAATTTGCCGAAAGAAAAACTGCTGGCAACGGTTTACGCCGAAGACGATGAAGCCTACAACATCTGGCTCAACGAAATCGGTATGCCCGCCGACAGAATCGTCCGTATCGGCGACAACAAAGGCGGCCGTTATGCGTCCGACAACTTCTGGCAGATGGGCGACACCGGCCCCTGTGGCCCGTGTTCCGAAATTTTCTACGATCACGGTGAAGAAATCTGGGGCGGCATTCCCGGCAGCCCGGAAGAAGACGGCGACCGCTGGATTGAAATTTGGAACTGCGTATTCATGCAATACAATCGGGACGAACAGGGCAACATGAATCCGTTGCCGAAACCGTCTGTCGATACCGGCATGGGTTTGGAGCGCATGGCGGCCGTAATGCAGGGCGTACACAGCAACTACGAAATCGACCTGTTCCAAGGCCTGCTCAAAGCCGTGGCACGGGAAACCGGCGCTGCATTCAGCATGGACGAGCCGAGCCTGAAAGTGATTGCCGACCATATCCGTTCCTGCTCGTTCCTGATTGCCGACGGCGTATTGCCGGGCAATGAAGGCCGGGGTTATGTATTGCGCCGCATTATCCGCCGTGCCGTGCGCCACGGTTACAAACTCGGTCAAAACCAGCCGTTTTTCCACAAACTGGTGCCGGATTTGGTGAAAGAAATGGGCGATGCCTATCCTGAACTGAAAGAAAAACAGGCGCAAATCGAAGAAGCCCTGAAAAACGAAGAAAGCCGCTTTGCCCAAACTTTGGAAACCGGCATGGCTTTACTGGAAAACGCTTTGGCAAAAGACAGCAAAAAACTTGACGGCGAAATCATCTTCAAACTTTACGACACCTACGGTTTTCCATACGACTTAACCGCCGATATTTGCCGGGAACGCAACATCGAATTGGATGAAGCAGGCTTCGAGCGGGAAATGGAAGCACAGCGCAACCGCGCCCGTGCCGCCCAAAGTTTCAAAGCCAATACCCAGTTGGGATACGAAGGCAAAGACACTGAATTTAAAGGCTATACCGAACGCCAAACCGAGGCTTCCGTATTGGCGCTCTATAAAGACGGCGAAGCGGTAAACGAGTTGGCAGAAGGAGAAAGCGGCGCAGTGGTGATTGATTTCACACCGTTTTACGCCGAATCGGGCGGCCAAATCGGTGATGTCGGCTATATTTTTGCCGGAGAAAACCGCTTTGAAGTGCGTGATACGCAGAAAATCAAAGCCGCCGTATTCGGCCAGTTCGGTGTGCAGGTTGCAGGTCGTCTGAAAGTCGGCGATGCCATTACCGCCAAAATCGACAACGATATCCGCAATGCCAATATGCGCAACCACAGCGCCACCCACTTGATGCACAAAGCCCTGCGCGATGTATTGGGCAGCCATGTCGAGCAGAAAGGCTCGCTGGTTACCGCCGAATCGACCCGTTTCGATATTTCCCACCCGCAGGCGGTAACTGCTGAAGAAATCGCCGAAGTGGAACGTCGTGTCAATGAAGCGATTCTGGCAAACGTGGCCGTGGAAGCCGCCATTATGAGCATGGAAGATGCCCAAAAAACCGGCGCAATGATGCTGTTCGGCGAAAAATACGGCGACGAAGTGCGTGTCTTGAAAATGGGTGATTTTTCAACCGAATTATGCGGCGGTACTCACGTTTCCCGCACCGGCGACATCGGTCTGTTCAAAATCATTTCCGAAGGCGGCATTGCCGCAGGCGTGCGCCGTGTCGAAGCGATTACCGGCCTGAACGCCTTGAAATGGGCGCAAAACCAAGAGCGTTTGATTAAAGACGTGATCGGCGAAGTCAAAGCGCAAACCGAAAAAGACGTGTTGGCGAAAATCCAAGCCAATGCCGCCCAAAGCAAAGCCTTGGAAAAAGATTTGGCAAAAGCCAAAGCCGAATTGGCGGTTTATGCCGGTGCCAAACTGCTGGAAAACGCCAAAGACTTGGGTGCAGCCAAACTGGTTGCCGCCCAAATCGAAGCCGATGCAGGCGCATTGCGTGAAATCGTAACCGATTTAACCGGAAAATCCGACCAAGCCGTGGTTTTGCTGGCAGCGGTAAACGGCGAAAAAGTATCGTTGTGCGCCGGTGTATCCAAACCGCTGATGGCAAAAGTCAAAGCGGGCGATTTGGTGAAATTTGCCGCAGAACAGATCGGCGGCAAAGGCGGCGGCCGTCCGGATTTGGCGCAGGCTGGCGGCAGCGATGCGGCGAAATTGCCGCAAATGCTCGCTTCGATTGAAGCCTGGGTTGCCGCTTTGATTTAA
- the lepB gene encoding signal peptidase I: MSSKLLLAAVAAIIIGVVLYVKSSKERGENGQWSNGLQWAYLLVLAGLFGLLSSFMSFTAVLLIFVAVSGVLWLLHKGRLKNAPDHRDPNPLSDYMSGFFPIILLVFVVRAFVVEPFQIPSSSMRPGLVVGDFILVNKFSYGIRTPIINNVLIETGKVGRGDVAVFNYPENPDINYIKRVIGLPGDTVEYRNKVLTINGETVAEQPEGSLSYAENTQRYGVVDIVTESYREQIGGHSFQVLKMDELPSFIPQNVRNTFPYREHCQYEPDGSAFTCKVPQGHYFMMGDNRDNSEDSRYWGFVDDKFIVGKAFFIWMNFGDLSRIGSKIH; this comes from the coding sequence ATGAGTTCTAAACTATTACTGGCTGCGGTTGCCGCCATCATCATCGGCGTGGTGCTGTATGTGAAAAGCAGCAAAGAGCGCGGCGAAAACGGGCAATGGAGCAACGGCCTGCAATGGGCGTATCTGCTGGTATTGGCGGGCTTGTTCGGGCTGCTTTCATCATTTATGAGCTTTACCGCCGTGCTGCTGATTTTTGTGGCAGTCTCCGGCGTATTGTGGCTGCTGCACAAAGGCCGTCTGAAAAACGCTCCCGACCATCGCGATCCGAATCCTTTGAGCGATTATATGAGCGGCTTTTTTCCGATTATTCTGCTGGTGTTTGTCGTGCGGGCATTTGTGGTCGAGCCGTTTCAAATTCCGTCCAGTTCGATGCGGCCGGGGCTGGTGGTCGGCGATTTTATTTTGGTCAATAAATTTTCCTACGGGATCCGTACGCCGATTATTAATAACGTATTGATTGAAACCGGCAAAGTCGGGCGGGGCGATGTGGCGGTGTTCAACTATCCGGAAAATCCCGACATCAACTACATCAAACGGGTGATCGGTTTGCCGGGCGATACGGTGGAATATCGGAATAAAGTTTTGACGATTAACGGCGAAACCGTTGCCGAACAGCCGGAAGGAAGTTTGAGTTATGCCGAAAATACCCAGCGTTACGGCGTGGTGGACATCGTAACCGAATCTTATCGGGAACAGATCGGCGGACACAGTTTCCAAGTGCTGAAAATGGACGAATTGCCGAGCTTTATTCCGCAAAATGTACGCAATACCTTCCCGTATCGTGAACATTGCCAATACGAGCCGGACGGTTCGGCATTTACCTGTAAAGTACCGCAAGGGCATTATTTCATGATGGGCGACAATCGGGACAACAGCGAAGATTCCCGCTATTGGGGATTTGTGGACGACAAATTCATTGTCGGAAAAGCCTTTTTTATCTGGATGAACTTCGGCGATTTGAGCCGAATCGGCAGCAAAATCCACTAA
- the mtnN gene encoding 5'-methylthioadenosine/S-adenosylhomocysteine nucleosidase, whose product MNPKTIAVIGAMEQEIELLRSRLEAPQRYTFGVFEAYEGGFGGKRMILVKSGIGKVNAAVATAWVVQQFAPECVINTGSAGGIGAGLKVGDVVIGHEVAHHDVDVTAFGYQWGQVPGLPAAYRSDEALMVAATQAAAAFEGAAVTAGMIVSGDQFVHSSEGVAAIRAHFPEVKAVEMEAAAIAQTCHQLDVPFVVVRAVSDSADEKADISFEEFLKTAAVSSADMVTALAAKL is encoded by the coding sequence ATGAACCCGAAAACAATCGCCGTGATCGGTGCGATGGAACAGGAAATCGAATTGCTGCGCAGCCGCTTGGAAGCGCCGCAGCGGTATACGTTCGGCGTGTTTGAAGCCTACGAAGGCGGCTTTGGCGGCAAGCGGATGATTTTGGTGAAAAGCGGCATCGGCAAGGTTAATGCAGCGGTGGCGACAGCGTGGGTGGTGCAGCAGTTTGCGCCCGAATGCGTGATTAATACCGGCAGCGCCGGCGGCATTGGTGCCGGTTTGAAAGTCGGCGATGTGGTGATTGGTCATGAAGTGGCGCACCACGATGTCGATGTAACCGCTTTCGGCTATCAGTGGGGGCAAGTGCCGGGTCTGCCTGCGGCTTACCGCAGCGATGAGGCGCTGATGGTGGCGGCAACGCAGGCTGCGGCGGCGTTTGAAGGGGCTGCGGTAACGGCGGGCATGATTGTCAGCGGCGATCAGTTTGTTCACAGCAGCGAAGGCGTGGCAGCGATTCGGGCGCATTTTCCCGAAGTGAAAGCAGTGGAAATGGAGGCAGCGGCGATTGCCCAAACCTGCCATCAGTTGGACGTGCCGTTTGTGGTGGTGCGTGCGGTTTCCGATTCGGCGGACGAAAAAGCGGATATCAGTTTTGAGGAATTTCTGAAAACCGCTGCGGTGTCTTCCGCCGATATGGTTACGGCACTGGCGGCGAAACTGTAA
- the lepA gene encoding translation elongation factor 4: MKNIRNFSIIAHIDHGKSTLADRFIQYCGGLELREMSTQVLDSMDIEKERGITIKAQTAALNYKARDGQTYQLNLIDTPGHVDFSYEVSRSLSACEGALLVVDASQGVEAQTVANCYTAIDLGVEVVPVLNKIDLPAADPERVEQEIEDIIGIDAVGAVQCSAKSGLGVEDVLEEIIAKIPAPEGDEDAPLQAMIIDSWFDNYVGVVMLIRVKEGRLKLKDKVQFMSTKAETQVEQLGVFTPKSVQKQELKAGEVGFLITGIKELGSAKVGDTITLAARPADKPLPGFQEVQSQVFAGLYPVESHDYEALRDALEKLQLNDASLKFEPEVSQALGFGFRCGFLGLLHLEIVQERLEREFDMDLITTAPTVVYEVVLKNGETIEVENPSKLPDIGSIETILEPIITATILVPQEYVGNVMTLCNQKRGVQVNMQYMGRQVMLTYDLPMNEVVMDFFDKLKSTSRGYASLDYQFKEFQPSDLIKLDIMVNGEKVDALSLIVHRQSAVHRGRELASKMRELIPRQMFDIAVQAAIGSQIIARENVKALRKNVLAKCYGGDITRKKKLLEKQKAGKRRMKQVGNVEIPQSAFLAILQVSDK, encoded by the coding sequence ATGAAAAATATCCGAAATTTCTCCATCATTGCCCACATCGACCACGGTAAATCCACGCTGGCCGACCGCTTCATTCAATACTGCGGCGGCTTGGAGCTGCGCGAAATGAGCACGCAGGTGCTGGATTCCATGGATATTGAAAAAGAGCGGGGGATTACCATCAAAGCCCAAACCGCTGCGCTCAACTATAAAGCCAGAGACGGCCAAACTTATCAGCTCAATCTCATCGATACCCCCGGACACGTCGATTTTTCCTACGAAGTTTCCCGTTCGCTGTCTGCCTGCGAAGGTGCGCTGCTGGTGGTGGACGCTTCCCAAGGCGTGGAAGCGCAAACCGTTGCCAACTGCTATACCGCCATTGATTTGGGGGTGGAAGTGGTGCCGGTATTGAATAAAATCGACCTGCCGGCCGCCGATCCCGAGCGTGTCGAACAGGAAATCGAAGACATTATCGGCATTGACGCTGTGGGTGCAGTGCAGTGTTCCGCCAAAAGCGGTCTCGGTGTGGAAGATGTTTTGGAAGAAATCATCGCCAAAATCCCTGCGCCCGAAGGCGATGAAGATGCGCCGCTGCAGGCGATGATTATCGACTCGTGGTTTGACAATTATGTCGGCGTGGTGATGTTGATTCGGGTGAAAGAAGGCCGTCTGAAACTGAAAGACAAAGTTCAGTTTATGAGTACCAAAGCCGAAACCCAAGTCGAGCAGTTGGGCGTGTTTACCCCGAAATCGGTGCAGAAACAGGAATTGAAAGCCGGTGAAGTGGGCTTTCTGATTACCGGCATTAAAGAATTGGGTTCGGCGAAAGTCGGCGACACCATCACGCTGGCGGCACGGCCTGCCGACAAACCGCTGCCCGGTTTCCAAGAAGTGCAAAGTCAGGTATTTGCCGGTCTTTATCCCGTGGAAAGCCACGACTACGAAGCCCTGCGGGACGCTTTGGAAAAACTCCAGCTCAACGATGCTTCGCTGAAATTCGAGCCGGAAGTATCGCAGGCGTTGGGGTTCGGTTTCCGCTGCGGTTTCTTGGGCTTGCTGCACTTGGAAATCGTGCAGGAGCGTTTGGAACGCGAATTCGATATGGATTTGATTACCACAGCGCCGACCGTGGTTTACGAAGTCGTTTTGAAAAACGGCGAAACCATCGAAGTGGAAAATCCGTCCAAACTGCCCGACATCGGCAGCATTGAAACCATTTTAGAGCCGATTATCACCGCCACCATTCTGGTGCCGCAGGAATATGTCGGCAACGTGATGACGCTGTGCAACCAAAAACGGGGCGTGCAGGTCAATATGCAGTATATGGGTCGCCAAGTAATGCTGACCTACGATTTGCCGATGAACGAAGTGGTGATGGACTTTTTCGACAAACTCAAATCCACTTCCCGAGGCTACGCTTCTTTGGATTACCAGTTTAAAGAATTCCAACCGTCTGATTTGATCAAACTCGATATCATGGTAAACGGCGAAAAAGTGGACGCATTAAGCCTGATTGTCCACCGCCAAAGCGCCGTTCACCGAGGTCGGGAACTGGCTTCCAAAATGCGCGAACTGATTCCCCGCCAGATGTTCGATATTGCCGTGCAGGCGGCCATCGGCAGCCAGATTATCGCCCGTGAAAACGTCAAAGCCCTGCGCAAAAACGTTTTGGCGAAATGTTACGGCGGCGATATTACCCGTAAGAAAAAACTGTTGGAAAAACAAAAAGCCGGCAAACGCCGCATGAAACAGGTGGGTAATGTGGAAATTCCGCAAAGTGCATTCTTGGCGATTTTGCAGGTGAGCGATAAATAA
- the ispG gene encoding flavodoxin-dependent (E)-4-hydroxy-3-methylbut-2-enyl-diphosphate synthase: MKTIQRRETHQVSIDHIVVGSAAPVVVQSMTNTDTANAAATAQQIKELSDAGSEMVRITVNSPEAASKVAEIRQRLDDMGYTTPLIGDFHFNGERLLAEFPECGKALAKYRINPGNVGKGAKGDEKFAFMIRTAAENNKAVRIGVNWGSLDQSLAKRMMDVNLASAAPKSPDEVMKEALIVSALESAQKAVDLGLPENKIILSCKVSAVQDLIQVYRELGSRCRYPLHLGLTEAGMGSKGIVASTAALSVLLQEGIGDTIRISLTPEPGSPRTQEVVVGQEILQTMGLRSFTPMVTACPGCGRTTSTVFQELARDVQNYLRQKMPVWRNIYPGVESLNVAVMGCVVNGPGESKLADIGISLPGTGETPVAPVYVDGERKVTLKGDHIAAEFLQIVEDYVKTNYGENGAKRQNRMIPIQPL, encoded by the coding sequence ATGAAAACCATTCAGCGGCGAGAAACCCATCAAGTAAGCATAGACCATATCGTTGTCGGCTCGGCAGCGCCGGTGGTGGTGCAGTCGATGACCAATACCGATACTGCAAATGCCGCCGCCACTGCGCAACAGATCAAAGAATTAAGCGATGCCGGTTCGGAAATGGTGCGGATTACGGTAAACAGCCCCGAAGCGGCATCAAAAGTAGCGGAAATCCGCCAGCGTTTGGACGATATGGGCTATACCACGCCGTTGATCGGCGATTTCCATTTCAACGGCGAACGCCTGCTGGCAGAATTTCCCGAATGCGGCAAAGCGCTGGCGAAATACCGGATTAACCCGGGCAATGTCGGCAAAGGTGCAAAAGGCGATGAAAAATTTGCCTTTATGATCCGCACAGCGGCCGAAAACAATAAAGCCGTGCGTATCGGCGTAAACTGGGGATCGCTGGATCAGAGCCTAGCCAAACGCATGATGGATGTCAATTTGGCTTCCGCTGCACCCAAGTCGCCCGATGAAGTGATGAAAGAAGCGCTGATTGTGTCGGCGCTGGAATCGGCACAAAAAGCCGTAGATTTGGGCTTGCCGGAAAACAAAATCATTTTGTCGTGCAAAGTCAGCGCCGTTCAGGATTTGATTCAGGTTTATCGGGAACTGGGCAGCCGTTGCCGCTATCCGCTGCATTTGGGTTTGACCGAAGCGGGCATGGGCAGCAAAGGCATTGTCGCTTCCACCGCTGCGCTGTCGGTATTGCTGCAGGAAGGCATCGGCGACACCATCCGCATTTCGCTCACGCCCGAACCGGGCAGCCCGCGTACGCAGGAAGTGGTGGTCGGTCAGGAAATTCTGCAAACCATGGGATTGCGTTCGTTTACCCCGATGGTAACCGCCTGTCCGGGCTGCGGCCGCACCACCAGCACAGTGTTCCAAGAGTTGGCAAGAGATGTGCAAAACTATCTGCGCCAAAAAATGCCGGTATGGCGCAATATTTACCCCGGCGTAGAATCGCTGAACGTGGCAGTGATGGGCTGCGTGGTCAACGGACCGGGTGAGAGCAAACTGGCGGACATCGGCATCAGCTTGCCGGGTACAGGCGAAACGCCGGTTGCGCCGGTTTATGTGGACGGCGAACGCAAAGTAACCCTGAAAGGCGACCATATCGCCGCCGAGTTTTTACAGATTGTCGAAGATTATGTGAAAACCAATTACGGCGAAAACGGAGCCAAACGCCAAAACCGCATGATTCCGATTCAGCCGCTGTAA
- the pilW gene encoding type IV pilus biogenesis/stability protein PilW: MKGGKWLWAVLLLAGCAAMSGVNVSERDARMADIKTRLALAYMNAGDYRNATDNIEAAVRFDRNSSTAWLVRAQIYQYLNLNNKAQESFDRALALQPNSAEINNNYGWFVCNSLNRPEAALPHFNKALADPTYPTPHIAYLNKGICSGRMGLAAEAEQALKQALALRPDFAAAQAALLQIQTASEHGAERK, from the coding sequence ATGAAAGGCGGAAAGTGGTTGTGGGCAGTGTTGCTGCTGGCAGGTTGTGCCGCCATGTCGGGCGTGAACGTATCCGAACGTGATGCCCGTATGGCGGACATCAAAACCCGTTTGGCGTTGGCGTATATGAATGCCGGCGATTACCGAAATGCCACCGACAACATCGAAGCCGCCGTCCGTTTCGACCGCAACAGCAGCACCGCATGGCTGGTGCGGGCTCAAATTTATCAGTATCTCAATCTCAACAATAAAGCGCAGGAAAGTTTCGATCGTGCGTTGGCGTTGCAGCCGAACAGTGCTGAAATCAATAATAATTACGGCTGGTTTGTCTGCAACAGTCTGAACCGCCCTGAAGCGGCATTACCTCATTTTAATAAAGCACTTGCCGATCCGACTTATCCTACGCCGCATATTGCGTATCTCAACAAAGGTATTTGCAGCGGTCGCATGGGGCTGGCGGCAGAAGCAGAACAGGCTTTGAAACAGGCATTGGCGCTGCGGCCGGATTTCGCAGCGGCGCAAGCGGCATTGCTGCAAATTCAGACGGCCTCGGAACATGGTGCAGAACGCAAATAA
- a CDS encoding GTP pyrophosphokinase has protein sequence METNVEKTERLIREINLIHAQYSQDYFETGKVEKINLSHTLHKVSVAHILSYRLNLHEAVNDYLAFADIRGIDFFYRVKTGESIEDKIRRYLARENQYPVNNILNDIFGARVILPSPDIAEILNRLDGWKTQYGLKNWYLRDVCGYIGIHVYFKNASNFYYPWELQIWDEKDAAENIRNHIAYKRNFVQQYAVQQQTK, from the coding sequence ATGGAAACCAATGTCGAAAAAACCGAACGCCTGATCCGTGAAATCAACTTAATCCATGCCCAATATTCGCAGGATTATTTTGAAACCGGCAAGGTGGAAAAAATCAATCTCAGCCATACGCTGCACAAAGTGTCGGTGGCACATATTTTGTCTTACCGGCTGAATCTGCATGAGGCGGTAAACGATTATCTGGCGTTTGCCGATATTCGGGGCATTGATTTTTTCTACCGTGTCAAAACCGGCGAAAGTATCGAAGACAAAATCCGCCGCTATCTGGCGAGGGAAAACCAATATCCGGTGAATAATATTTTGAACGATATTTTCGGCGCACGGGTGATTTTGCCCTCGCCGGATATTGCGGAAATATTAAACCGCTTGGATGGCTGGAAAACGCAATACGGTTTGAAAAACTGGTATCTGCGCGATGTCTGCGGCTATATCGGTATCCATGTTTACTTTAAAAATGCCAGCAATTTTTACTATCCGTGGGAATTGCAGATTTGGGACGAAAAAGATGCTGCGGAAAATATCCGCAACCATATTGCGTACAAACGGAATTTTGTGCAGCAGTATGCAGTGCAGCAGCAAACCAAATAA